In Mastigocladopsis repens PCC 10914, a single window of DNA contains:
- a CDS encoding tyrosinase family protein gives MKILHKTIKTVITAGIVATLIVFGTPALSHNAKHHEHEHTSHQILNGNPNTKLPVSYQPSAIYSSNKANSALAPLDNKSLISKKILAYRASVRKNVVDLTSEEKHAFVDAVRTLKNTFLEGSTVSIYDQFVAVHVAAMGLMYEGAQGPAAGHDGAHESDLFLPWHREFIHRFEKALQLVNPKVTIPYWDWTDPKALEVIFQDDFMGPNGQGVNLNIPDLGEVQGGPVASGPFSAANGWILRSDLHIKPSGESFGEVLLRFLQVPPTNSYPIPKEDEEQILAINDYETFRLALEGFIKLDSSTQQPTSGVFQHNYFHSFVGGATFDPAVGRPEALGTMADLASAINDPVFWLVHSNVDRLWAEWQVNGHAGSNYYPTTGGHYGENLNDRLWPWDGGESIPANWGPGNLLSLLPTFSPNDIVTPADTLNFRKYGYTYDTLKGANLTKLIPSS, from the coding sequence ATGAAAATTCTTCACAAAACTATCAAAACAGTCATTACTGCTGGTATAGTTGCTACCCTAATCGTGTTCGGAACTCCAGCACTTTCCCATAATGCAAAGCATCATGAACACGAGCATACATCACATCAAATACTCAACGGCAATCCTAATACCAAGCTGCCAGTCTCTTATCAGCCTAGTGCAATTTATTCATCCAATAAAGCTAATTCTGCTCTTGCTCCCTTAGACAACAAAAGCCTTATAAGCAAAAAGATTCTTGCTTATCGGGCAAGTGTTAGAAAGAATGTTGTTGACCTGACCTCAGAAGAGAAACACGCATTCGTTGATGCTGTGCGGACATTAAAAAATACATTTTTAGAGGGGAGCACTGTCAGTATCTATGACCAGTTTGTTGCAGTGCATGTGGCAGCAATGGGTTTAATGTACGAGGGTGCTCAAGGTCCAGCAGCCGGTCATGATGGTGCTCACGAAAGCGATCTATTCCTACCGTGGCATCGTGAGTTTATACACCGTTTTGAAAAAGCTTTGCAATTAGTCAACCCCAAAGTAACAATTCCCTATTGGGATTGGACAGACCCTAAGGCGTTAGAAGTTATCTTTCAAGATGACTTTATGGGACCAAATGGTCAAGGAGTAAACCTCAATATCCCAGATTTAGGTGAGGTTCAAGGGGGACCTGTTGCGTCCGGACCTTTTTCAGCAGCCAATGGATGGATTCTGAGGTCAGACTTACATATTAAGCCATCAGGAGAATCATTCGGCGAGGTACTCTTACGCTTTTTGCAAGTGCCTCCTACAAATAGTTACCCTATTCCTAAAGAAGATGAGGAGCAAATCCTTGCCATTAACGACTATGAAACTTTTCGCCTAGCTCTAGAAGGATTTATTAAACTGGATAGCTCTACTCAACAACCAACATCTGGAGTCTTTCAGCACAACTATTTTCATAGCTTTGTCGGTGGGGCTACTTTTGACCCTGCTGTAGGTCGTCCCGAAGCTTTAGGCACAATGGCTGACCTTGCTAGTGCTATCAACGATCCAGTATTCTGGTTGGTTCATTCCAATGTGGATCGCCTTTGGGCTGAATGGCAAGTCAATGGTCATGCGGGTAGCAATTACTATCCTACCACAGGTGGACATTATGGAGAGAACCTCAACGACCGATTGTGGCCATGGGATGGAGGAGAGTCAATTCCCGCAAATTGGGGTCCGGGGAATTTGTTATCGTTGTTACCTACTTTTTCACCAAATGATATTGTCACACCTGCAGACACTCTAAATTTCAGAAAATATGGCTACACCTATGACACTCTCAAGGGGGCGAATCTAACCAAGCTGATACCAAGTTCATAG
- a CDS encoding alkaline phosphatase D family protein, whose product MESFYFDRLLSTKAKRRRFLIGAGAVSASVIASQWSHRVVAQPSFSAYPFSLGVASGDPLPDSVVLWTRLAPEPLNGGGMPSINVPVKWQIAEDENMTKVVRRGTAIATPEFAHSVHVDVGGLEPERWYWYQFKAGNEVSNIGRTRTASARNARVDKFRFAFANCQDWQNGYYTAYQHLAQEELDLVVHLGDYIYEYGPESGGPREHNSPEIVTLTDYRNRHALYKTDSNLQAAHAAFPWIVTWDDHEVENNYASLIPEENQSSEEFVTRRANAYQAYYEHMPLRRSSLPQGADMQLYRRFTFGDIVEFNVLDTRQYRSDQPCDDGIKSRCAQAFDPNATMTGEQQEQWLFQGLSKSQARWNILAQQTMMAEYDFNALPDQELFNLDQWDGYVAARDRLLEFLQQRQPSNPVVITGDIHSSWVHDLKTDFSNPNSATVATEFVGTSISSDFPESFIAPTVAALSDNPHTKFFDGQYRGYVRCHLTSDTWQSDYRIVSTIREQNATISTLASFVVQNGRPGAERT is encoded by the coding sequence ATGGAGAGTTTTTACTTTGATCGCTTACTATCTACCAAAGCCAAGCGGCGGCGCTTTCTGATTGGTGCTGGAGCAGTGAGCGCCAGCGTAATTGCAAGTCAATGGTCTCACAGAGTTGTTGCACAGCCTAGTTTTTCGGCTTATCCCTTCAGTCTCGGCGTCGCTTCTGGCGACCCTTTACCAGACAGCGTGGTGCTGTGGACGCGACTGGCTCCAGAGCCGTTAAATGGTGGTGGTATGCCATCTATTAATGTGCCAGTCAAGTGGCAAATTGCTGAAGACGAAAACATGACAAAAGTCGTGCGACGGGGGACGGCGATCGCAACGCCGGAATTTGCACACTCTGTCCATGTAGATGTGGGTGGGTTGGAGCCTGAGCGTTGGTATTGGTATCAGTTCAAAGCAGGTAATGAAGTGAGCAACATCGGACGCACCCGCACAGCTAGTGCGCGTAATGCCCGTGTCGATAAGTTTCGCTTTGCCTTTGCCAATTGCCAAGACTGGCAGAACGGTTACTACACAGCTTACCAGCACCTAGCTCAAGAGGAGTTAGATTTGGTCGTTCACCTGGGCGACTATATTTATGAGTACGGACCAGAATCTGGAGGTCCACGCGAACATAATAGTCCTGAAATCGTTACCCTTACCGACTACCGAAACCGCCACGCCCTTTACAAAACTGACTCCAACCTGCAAGCGGCTCATGCTGCTTTTCCCTGGATAGTCACTTGGGACGACCACGAAGTAGAAAACAACTACGCCAGCCTCATTCCAGAAGAAAATCAAAGTTCAGAGGAGTTTGTCACTCGCAGAGCCAACGCTTACCAGGCTTACTACGAACATATGCCCCTACGCCGCTCATCGCTGCCTCAGGGTGCTGATATGCAGCTTTATCGGCGTTTTACCTTTGGGGACATTGTTGAGTTTAACGTGCTAGACACCCGTCAGTACCGCAGTGATCAGCCCTGTGATGATGGCATAAAATCTCGTTGTGCCCAAGCCTTTGATCCAAATGCGACCATGACTGGCGAACAGCAGGAGCAGTGGTTATTTCAGGGTTTGAGTAAGTCTCAAGCTCGTTGGAATATTCTCGCTCAACAAACGATGATGGCAGAATACGACTTTAATGCCCTCCCAGACCAAGAACTCTTTAATCTTGATCAGTGGGACGGTTACGTAGCTGCACGCGATCGCCTATTAGAATTTCTACAACAGCGGCAACCCAGCAACCCAGTCGTCATTACTGGTGACATCCATTCTAGCTGGGTACACGATCTAAAAACTGACTTCAGCAACCCAAACTCAGCCACCGTCGCCACTGAGTTCGTAGGTACCTCAATTTCCTCCGACTTCCCTGAGTCCTTCATTGCCCCGACTGTAGCAGCCCTAAGCGACAATCCTCATACTAAATTCTTTGACGGTCAATACCGGGGTTACGTGCGTTGTCATCTCACATCCGACACTTGGCAAAGTGACTACCGCATTGTTTCCACCATCCGCGAACAGAATGCAACTATCAGCACCTTAGCTTCGTTTGTTGTCCAAAACGGGCGACCAGGCGCTGAACGTACCTAG